A single Cucumis melo cultivar AY chromosome 4, USDA_Cmelo_AY_1.0, whole genome shotgun sequence DNA region contains:
- the LOC103486472 gene encoding L-type lectin-domain containing receptor kinase VIII.1, with translation MMLNFSTIFSSITFTLLLFSISNTVIVDFIATVAAAAEFDFGTVELSSLKLLGDAHLNNGSVRLTRDLAVPNSGSGRVLYAKPIRFRQPGINYLASFSTFFSFSITNLNPSSIGGGLAFVISPDAETLGGAGGLLGLADERGLGFVAVEFDTLMDVEFKDINGNHVGLDLNEMVSLEVEDLQGIGVDLKSGDTVNSWIKYDGSARIFEVFVSYSNLKPTEPLMSFNLDLDPYLNDFMYVGFSGSTQGSTEVHSVDWWSFTSSFDSDSSSGSVPPPPTTTLMNPTANVVRSPPPSQPPSGSDSITQKNSKSTSCHNGLCKQGAGAVVGVVTAGAFVLALFAGALIWVYSKKIKRVKKSDSLASEIIKMPKEFTYKELKIATKCFNSNRIIGHGAFGTVYKGILPETGDIVAVKRCSHSTQGKNEFLSELSIIGTLRHRNLVRLQGWCHEKGEILLVYDLMPNGSLDKALFEARTPLPWPHRRKILLGVASALAYLHQECENQVIHRDVKTSNIMLDEGFNARLGDFGLARQVEHDKSPDATVAAGTMGYLAPEYLLTGRATEKTDVFSFGAVVLEVASGRRPIEKETTAVGGGGKFGANSNLVDWVWSLHREGRLLTAADGRLGGEFEESEMRKVLLVGLACSHPDPMTRPTMRGVVQMLIGDSEIPIVPRSKPSTSFSTAHLLLTLQDSVSDLNGMIAISTSSSSEHSFKGEDLISLDDRTVGNPSIV, from the coding sequence ATGATGTTGAATTTCTCTACAATATTCTCATCAATTACCTTCACATTACTTCTATTTTCCATTTCCAATACTGTCATTGTCGATTTCATCGCCACCGTCGCTGCCGCGGCCGAATTTGACTTCGGCACTGTTGAACTCAGTAGTTTGAAGCTACTCGGCGATGCCCACTTGAACAACGGGAGCGTGAGGCTCACTCGGGACCTTGCGGTCCCAAATTCCGGCTCCGGTAGAGTCCTTTACGCTAAACCTATCAGATTCCGACAGCCGGGGATTAATTACCTCGCTAGTTTCTCCACATTTTTCTCATTCTCCATTACTAATCTCAACCCGTCGTCGATCGGCGGTGGTTTGGCGTTTGTTATATCCCCGGACGCTGAAACGCTCGGCGGCGCTGGTGGGTTGTTGGGGTTGGCTGACGAGAGGGGATTGGGATTCGTGGCGGTGGAATTTGATACGTTAATGGACGTGGAATTTAAGGACATTAATGGAAACCATGTGGGATTGGATCTGAACGAAATGGTTTCGTTAGAGGTTGAAGATCTTCAGGGAATTGGAGTCGATCTTAAAAGCGGCGATACGGTGAATTCATGGATTAAATACGACGGGTCGGCTCGGATCTTCGAAGTATTTGTTTCTTATTCGAATTTGAAACCGACAGAACCTCTAATGTCGTTCAATCTCGACCTTGATCCGTATTTGAACGATTTTATGTACGTTGGATTTTCCGGTTCGACACAGGGGAGTACGGAAGTTCACAGTGTGGACTGGTGGAGCTTTACGTCGTCATTTGACTCAGATTCGTCATCAGGGTCGGTTCCGCCGCCGCCAACGACGACGCTGATGAACCCAACGGCAAATGTCGTTCGTTCACCGCCGCCGTCGCAACCGCCATCCGGTTCAGATTCCATCACGCAAAAGAACTCCAAGTCCACGTCCTGCCACAATGGGCTCTGCAAGCAAGGCGCTGGCGCGGTGGTCGGAGTTGTGACGGCGGGGGCATTTGTTCTAGCATTATTCGCCGGCGCGTTAATTTGGGTATATTCCAAAAAGATCAAGCGGGTTAAAAAATCGGATTCCCTCGCTTCAGAAATCATCAAAATGCCTAAGGAATTCACTTACAAGGAGCTCAAAATCGCCACCAAATGCTTCAATTCGAACAGAATCATCGGCCATGGAGCTTTTGGGACTGTTTATAAAGGGATTCTTCCGGAAACCGGCGACATTGTGGCGGTGAAACGGTGTAGCCATAGTACACAAGGGAAAAATGAATTCCTATCTGAACTTTCAATCATCGGAACTCTCCGCCACCGGAATTTAGTCCGTCTTCAAGGATGGTGTCACGAGAAAGGCGAAATTTTACTCGTTTACGATTTAATGCCAAATGGGAGTTTAGATAAAGCTCTATTCGAGGCTAGAACACCGCTGCCGTGGCCTCACCGGAGAAAAATCCTTCTGGGCGTCGCTTCCGCTTTAGCCTATTTGCATCAAGAATGTGAAAATCAAGTCATTCACAGGGACGTTAAAACCAGCAACATAATGTTGGATGAAGGATTCAATGCCCGATTAGGCGATTTCGGATTAGCCCGACAAGTAGAGCACGATAAATCCCCAGACGCCACCGTCGCGGCTGGCACAATGGGTTACCTAGCGCCGGAATATCTCCTCACCGGACGAGCTACGGAAAAAACCGACGTGTTTAGCTTTGGCGCCGTCGTTCTCGAAGTGGCTAGTGGCAGACGGCCGATTGAGAAAGAGACCACCGCAGTTGGCGGCGGCGGAAAATTTGGTGCCAACAGTAATTTGGTGGACTGGGTTTGGAGTTTACACCGGGAAGGACGGTTGTTGACGGCAGCTGACGGAAGACTGGGCGGCGAGTTTGAGGAATCAGAAATGAGGAAAGTTTTGTTAGTTGGGTTAGCTTGTTCTCACCCGGATCCAATGACCCGACCCACAATGAGAGGCGTAGTGCAAATGTTAATCGGTGATTCGGAGATTCCGATCGTGCCTCGGTCTAAACCGTCAACGAGCTTCAGTACCGCTCATTTGCTTCTCACTCTACAAGACAGCGTGTCCGATCTCAACGGCATGATAGCCATCTCCACTTCCTCCTCCTCTGAGCATAGCTTCAAAGGGGAGGATTTAATTTCACTCGACGATCGGACGGTGGGAAACCCATCCATTGTTTGA
- the LOC103486467 gene encoding DNA-binding protein S1FA-like codes for MASANGKGNVINDVEAKGFNPALIVLLLVGGLLLTFLVGNYALYLYAQKNLPPKKKKPVSKKKMKRERLKQGVSAPGE; via the exons ATGGCTTCAGCCAATGGCAAG GGAAATGTGATCAATGATGTTGAAGCAAAAGGATTCAATCCAGCACTAATAGTACTTCTTCTTGTTGGTGGGTTGCTGTTGACTTTCCTAGTAGGGAACTATGCACTTTACTTGTATGCACAGAAGAATCTCCCTCCCAAGAAGAAAAAGCCAGTGTccaaaaagaagatgaagagggAAAGACTGAAGCAAGGAGTGTCTGCACCTGGAGAGtaa